The proteins below are encoded in one region of Homo sapiens chromosome 2, GRCh38.p14 Primary Assembly:
- the HTR2B gene encoding 5-hydroxytryptamine receptor 2B isoform X3: MWPLPLVLCPAWLFLDVLFSTASIMHLCAISVDRYIAIKKPIQANQYNSRATAFIKITVVWLISIGIAIPVPIKGIETDVDNPNNITCVLTKERFGDFMLFGSLAAFFTPLAIMIVTYFLTIHALQKKAYLVKNKPPQRLTWLTVSTVFQRDETPCSSPEKVAMLDGSRKDKALPNSGDETLMRRTSTIGKKSVQTISNEQRASKVLGIVFFLFLLMWCPFFITNITLVLCDSCNQTTLQMLLEIFVWIGYVSSGVNPLVYTLFNKTFRDAFGRYITCNYRATKSVKTLRKRSSKIYFRNPMAENSKFFKKHGIRNGINPAMYQSPMRLRSSTIQSSSIILLDTLLLTENEGDKTEEQVSYV, from the exons ATGTGGCCCCTCCCACTTGTTCTATGTCCTGCCTGGTTATTTCTTGACGTTCTCTTTTCAACCGCATCCATCATGCATCTCTGTGCCATTTCAGTGGATCGTTACATAGCCATCAAAAAGCCAATCCAGGCCAATCAATATAACTCACGGGCTACAGCATTCATCAAGATTACAGTGGTGTGGTTAATTTCAATAG GCATTGCCATTCCAGTCCCTATTAAAGGGATAGAGACTGATGTGGACAACCCAAACAATATCACTTGTGTGCTGACAAAGGAACGTTTTGGCGATTTCATGCTCTTTGGCTCACTGGCTGCCTTCTTCACACCTCTTGCAATTATGATTGTCACCTACTTTCTCACTATCCATGCTTTACAGAAGAAGGCTTACTTAGTCAAAAACAAGCCACCTCAACGCCTAACATGGTTGACTGTGTCTACAGTTTTCCAAAGGGATGAAACACCTTGCTCGTCACCGGAAAAGGTGGCAATGCTGGATGGTTCTCGAAAGGACAAGGCTCTGCCCAACTCAGGTGATGAAACACTTATGCGAAGAACATCCACAATTGGGAAAAAGTCAGTGCAGACCATTTCCAACGAACAGAGAGCCTCAAAGGTCCTAGGGAttgtgtttttcctctttttgcttaTGTGGTGTCCCTTCTTTATTACAAATATAACTTTAGTTTTATGTGATTCCTGTAACCAAACTACTCTCCAAATGCTCCTGGAGATATTTGTGTGGATAGGCTATGTTTCCTCAGGAGTGAATCCTTTGGTCTACACCCTCTTCAATAAGACATTTCGGGATGCATTTGGCCGATATATCACCTGCAATTACCGGGCCACAAAGTCagtaaaaactctcagaaaacgcTCCAGTAAGATCTACTTCCGGAATCCAATGGCAGAGAACTCTAAGTTTTTCAAGAAACATGGAATTCGAAATGGGATTAACCCTGCCATGTACCAGAGTCCAATGAGGCTCCGAAGTTCAACCATTCAGTCTTCATCAATCATTCTACTAGATACGCTTCTCCTCACTGAAAATGAAGGTGACAAAACTGAAGAGCAAGTTAGTTATGTATAG